In Dermatophilus congolensis, a genomic segment contains:
- a CDS encoding protein kinase family protein, with protein sequence MQGVGAGQVVAGRYRLNNRRARIGDIDVWAATDDTLGREVEVTVLPTSHPQAQEIVKAARNSAAIADHRLVRVLDVGSDIRMSWVVEESLADMRTLAQLLETGPLPPEEGRRIAGEIATALTTAARRNVHHLHLTPHAIRITDSGLVKIAGLAVADAIAGGNENFNTEDAQRTDACAIVALMYAAITARWPLPSPVRGLDTAPRVGTAIAVPSELVSAVPPEIDAVCRSTLNHNSGPVTPAEVAAQLRPWSSVRVTKASHSKNTEKTTETTPDATPSNKSASSITTRLKDRKNERIAAERRDLEERRSDPSYLNIREALAVGTGTDNENAIAPGFAAPSYKDGKYARPIVAVVLAGILLATAAAIPVLINTIPESTTSATPTTPAPAKPATPNASATHTDNSTPIAISHVRSFDPQGDGAENENQTHRATDQNTSSEWHTEGYDSPDIIGGNKRGVGLVLKLQDQRSIKGVKINGRQGQSITVLSNNSSSIEGATEIGKVENAPKGESDIRASSTEPAQYLIVLLTKLPQGEDGRYRGSISEITVY encoded by the coding sequence GTGCAGGGCGTAGGAGCAGGACAAGTCGTTGCAGGACGGTATCGGCTCAACAACCGTCGAGCCCGAATCGGCGACATAGATGTATGGGCCGCCACTGATGACACCCTAGGACGAGAAGTCGAAGTCACTGTTCTTCCAACCTCGCATCCTCAAGCCCAAGAAATCGTCAAAGCCGCACGCAATTCAGCCGCAATTGCCGATCACCGACTTGTGCGCGTACTTGATGTTGGTTCCGATATCCGCATGAGTTGGGTCGTCGAAGAATCTCTCGCAGACATGCGTACCCTCGCCCAGCTTCTAGAAACTGGTCCTCTCCCCCCCGAAGAGGGACGTCGCATTGCCGGTGAAATCGCTACCGCACTCACCACAGCCGCACGCCGCAATGTTCACCATCTCCACCTCACCCCTCACGCTATTCGCATCACAGACAGCGGACTCGTAAAAATTGCGGGACTTGCAGTCGCTGACGCTATCGCTGGCGGAAACGAAAACTTCAACACCGAAGATGCACAACGCACTGATGCTTGCGCCATCGTTGCCCTCATGTATGCAGCCATCACTGCACGGTGGCCTCTTCCCAGTCCTGTACGAGGACTTGACACAGCTCCCCGCGTCGGAACAGCGATCGCAGTGCCCTCCGAACTAGTAAGCGCGGTTCCTCCTGAAATCGATGCGGTCTGCCGAAGTACTCTCAACCACAATTCTGGCCCTGTAACTCCTGCTGAAGTCGCAGCACAATTACGTCCTTGGTCCAGCGTTCGCGTCACTAAAGCTTCTCATTCCAAAAACACGGAAAAAACAACCGAAACCACACCAGACGCAACGCCATCTAACAAGAGCGCTTCCTCAATCACCACTCGCCTAAAAGACCGAAAAAATGAACGTATTGCTGCAGAACGACGTGACCTTGAAGAACGACGATCTGACCCTTCATATCTAAACATCCGCGAAGCACTCGCGGTCGGCACTGGCACCGACAACGAAAATGCCATCGCTCCAGGTTTTGCTGCGCCCTCATACAAAGACGGAAAATATGCGCGCCCTATCGTCGCGGTAGTTTTAGCAGGAATACTCCTTGCTACTGCCGCAGCTATACCCGTACTTATTAACACGATTCCGGAATCCACTACTAGTGCAACACCAACGACACCTGCACCAGCGAAACCTGCAACCCCTAATGCTTCAGCTACTCATACCGATAACTCAACTCCTATCGCTATATCACATGTAAGATCTTTTGACCCCCAAGGCGACGGGGCAGAGAACGAAAATCAAACACATCGAGCAACTGATCAAAATACGTCATCTGAGTGGCATACCGAAGGATATGACTCTCCTGACATTATTGGTGGGAACAAACGTGGAGTAGGACTTGTACTTAAATTACAAGATCAGAGATCAATTAAAGGCGTAAAAATCAACGGCCGCCAGGGGCAATCAATCACTGTATTATCGAATAACTCAAGCTCCATCGAAGGAGCCACGGAAATCGGGAAAGTAGAAAATGCACCAAAAGGTGAAAGCGATATTCGCGCTAGCAGCACTGAACCTGCCCAATACCTGATTGTGCTCCTCACTAAGTTGCCCCAAGGAGAAGACGGCCGATACCGCGGCAGCATCTCAGAAATCACGGTCTACTAA
- the rsmG gene encoding 16S rRNA (guanine(527)-N(7))-methyltransferase RsmG, giving the protein MDQPTVDNSFSSELSLPPRIAHLIYKDRLDIAVKFSELLATTGVTHGLIGPREVPRLWSRHILNCAIVQDVLEPGVAVADIGSGAGLPGLALAIARPDLQLHLIEPLARRTTWLSSAVEELGLTNVVIHHARAEALAGQLAVPVVTARAVARLAKLAMWAAPLLSPGGELVALKGASAYRELEEDRQQIAVSGGCDSKVELLGEGTLEDPTTLVRIRFISAQKGNVRVKTSGKKKSRHSRRTQNQ; this is encoded by the coding sequence ATGGATCAACCAACCGTGGATAATTCGTTTTCCTCTGAACTTTCCCTTCCTCCCAGGATTGCTCATCTGATCTATAAAGATCGCCTAGATATAGCTGTAAAGTTTTCAGAATTATTAGCTACAACGGGAGTGACTCACGGACTAATAGGTCCTCGCGAAGTTCCACGATTGTGGAGTAGGCACATTCTAAATTGTGCAATCGTGCAAGATGTACTGGAACCTGGTGTCGCCGTGGCAGATATTGGCTCTGGTGCTGGGCTGCCAGGATTAGCTTTAGCTATTGCACGGCCTGACCTGCAACTACATCTGATTGAGCCACTTGCGCGACGCACAACATGGCTTTCATCTGCTGTTGAGGAATTGGGACTTACAAATGTGGTAATTCATCATGCGCGCGCCGAAGCTTTAGCCGGCCAGCTCGCTGTTCCTGTTGTAACTGCACGAGCAGTCGCTCGTCTTGCAAAACTGGCAATGTGGGCTGCCCCCCTATTGAGCCCGGGAGGCGAACTGGTTGCTCTCAAAGGCGCATCTGCTTATCGTGAACTGGAAGAGGACCGTCAGCAAATAGCTGTCTCTGGTGGCTGTGATAGCAAAGTTGAGCTTCTTGGAGAAGGAACTTTAGAAGATCCCACGACGCTTGTACGTATTCGTTTTATCTCAGCCCAGAAGGGAAATGTTCGAGTGAAAACTTCTGGCAAGAAAAAGTCACGCCATAGTCGCAGAACTCAAAATCAGTAA
- the yidC gene encoding membrane protein insertase YidC, whose product MERSFFETLMLPLEWFVEWVLVAFHSLFSWVGMPAESGWTWALSIGGLVIVIRVLLMPLFFKQIQSSRRLQLIQPEMQKIQAKYKGKTDPESRQRMSEETMDLYRRTGTNPFASCLPILVQMPFFFALFSVLNNLGRVAYGQRLSAGPLNPQLAGQADASTLFGAPLSATFMTSHSIEAKILTIVLILLMSATTFITQHQLTMKNMPASALDNPMARQQKVMLYVFPLIFAVTGVNFPVGVLIYWFTTNVWSMGQQFWVIRRMPTPGSEAEKAFQERRRRQGKLPAESRMDAVEKNIASEKKRSWFKNNTDVSNIAGEYRDSPAADKLRQGGQRQQPRRTSRSRRK is encoded by the coding sequence ATGGAGAGGTCCTTTTTCGAGACGCTGATGCTTCCACTTGAATGGTTTGTCGAGTGGGTGCTGGTTGCTTTCCACAGTCTCTTCTCGTGGGTTGGAATGCCTGCAGAGTCAGGGTGGACGTGGGCGCTATCCATTGGTGGATTGGTTATTGTCATCCGCGTCCTGTTGATGCCCTTGTTCTTTAAACAAATCCAGTCGTCACGTCGTCTGCAGCTCATTCAGCCTGAGATGCAGAAGATTCAAGCAAAATACAAGGGAAAAACTGATCCAGAATCTCGGCAGCGAATGTCTGAAGAAACAATGGATCTGTATCGTCGAACAGGGACCAACCCTTTTGCATCTTGTCTGCCGATTCTTGTTCAGATGCCTTTCTTCTTTGCGTTGTTTAGCGTTTTGAACAACCTTGGTCGAGTTGCTTATGGACAGCGTTTGTCTGCAGGACCATTGAATCCACAGCTAGCAGGTCAGGCAGATGCATCGACTCTTTTCGGAGCCCCGCTGTCAGCCACATTTATGACCTCTCATTCCATCGAGGCAAAAATTCTTACAATTGTGCTGATTCTGTTGATGTCAGCCACTACATTTATCACGCAGCATCAGCTGACGATGAAAAATATGCCTGCTTCGGCACTTGACAATCCGATGGCTCGGCAACAAAAAGTAATGTTGTATGTTTTCCCCTTGATTTTTGCGGTTACAGGTGTCAATTTTCCTGTAGGTGTTCTTATCTACTGGTTCACCACGAACGTCTGGTCAATGGGGCAGCAGTTTTGGGTGATTCGCCGGATGCCAACTCCTGGATCGGAAGCAGAAAAAGCATTCCAAGAAAGACGCCGTCGTCAAGGAAAACTGCCGGCAGAAAGTCGCATGGATGCAGTAGAAAAAAATATTGCATCAGAGAAAAAACGTTCGTGGTTCAAAAACAACACAGATGTCTCAAACATTGCAGGTGAGTATCGCGATAGCCCTGCAGCGGACAAGCTTCGACAAGGTGGTCAGCGTCAGCAGCCTCGCAGGACCAGCCGTTCGCGGCGAAAATAA
- a CDS encoding ParB/RepB/Spo0J family partition protein, translating to MSSDRQRGLGRGLGALIPTDVPRESLAAKPRSTRPLTESVPAVQTRPADLFFESDVTRRTRESASSSAAASGRKNKSSAPTDSQGRRAALDKAFESVGRAGADVSSSESDVVQSSSDVSRETKELSKIHLESEGEIVITSTEPREGVVVKDDLSPVPGIELAQIDIDAIHPNAKQPRTVFDEQELDELVASIKEIGILQPIVVRHSQEIESGYELIMGERRWRASRIAGLQSVPAIIKSTPDDAMLRDALLENLHRVQLNPLEEAAAYQQLLDDFGCTHEELADRVARSRPQISNTLRLLRLPPLVARRVAAGVLTAGHARALLGLSDAAAIERLAQRIVAEGLSVRTVEEIVAVSSNNASSKPRRPRSSQHNQGYEDLAARLTDRLDTHVTINMGRKKGKLTVEFAGREDLDRILKAIDSTCLAEESESIQET from the coding sequence ATGAGTAGTGATCGGCAGCGTGGTTTAGGGCGGGGGTTGGGGGCTTTGATTCCCACTGATGTCCCGCGAGAATCACTTGCAGCTAAACCACGAAGTACAAGGCCCTTGACTGAGTCAGTTCCTGCAGTGCAAACCAGGCCAGCAGATTTATTCTTTGAAAGCGACGTTACTCGGCGCACACGAGAATCTGCTTCTTCATCAGCAGCTGCATCTGGACGAAAAAATAAGTCGAGTGCTCCTACAGATAGTCAGGGACGTCGTGCTGCTTTAGATAAAGCTTTCGAGAGTGTAGGACGTGCAGGGGCGGATGTCAGTTCTTCAGAATCTGATGTAGTTCAAAGTAGTTCTGATGTTTCACGGGAAACCAAAGAACTAAGTAAAATTCATCTCGAATCTGAAGGAGAAATAGTCATAACTTCCACAGAGCCCCGAGAGGGAGTCGTGGTGAAAGATGACTTGTCTCCTGTTCCAGGGATTGAGCTTGCTCAGATTGATATTGATGCAATTCACCCGAATGCGAAGCAACCTCGAACAGTTTTTGATGAGCAAGAGCTAGATGAACTTGTTGCCAGCATCAAAGAAATTGGAATACTCCAACCAATTGTTGTTCGGCATAGTCAAGAAATTGAATCTGGCTATGAGTTAATTATGGGTGAGAGGCGTTGGCGCGCTTCCCGAATAGCGGGGCTGCAATCAGTGCCTGCAATCATCAAAAGCACACCTGATGACGCAATGCTGCGTGATGCGCTTTTGGAAAACTTGCATCGAGTTCAGCTCAATCCTTTGGAAGAAGCCGCTGCCTATCAGCAACTGCTTGATGATTTTGGTTGCACCCACGAAGAACTCGCAGATCGTGTAGCTCGATCACGCCCTCAGATTAGTAATACATTGCGACTTCTGAGGCTTCCGCCTCTTGTTGCTCGGCGTGTAGCAGCTGGTGTTTTAACTGCAGGCCATGCTCGTGCCTTGTTGGGTCTTTCAGATGCAGCAGCGATAGAGCGTCTAGCTCAGCGAATAGTGGCAGAAGGCCTATCTGTGCGAACAGTAGAAGAAATTGTTGCCGTTTCGTCAAATAATGCTAGTAGTAAACCTCGTCGTCCGCGCAGTTCTCAACATAATCAGGGGTATGAAGATTTAGCAGCAAGACTTACAGATCGCCTTGATACTCATGTGACCATAAATATGGGGAGAAAAAAAGGGAAACTAACGGTTGAGTTTGCTGGTCGAGAGGACTTAGACCGAATCTTGAAGGCAATTGACTCGACCTGTTTAGCTGAAGAGAGCGAATCTATCCAGGAAACTTAA
- the trxA gene encoding thioredoxin has product MAAIKETSDADFEADVLKNEKTVLVDFWAPWCGPCRAVAPILEEIAAENAGSIEIIKLNTDENPKTAAKYGIVSIPTMNVFQGGGIVKTIVGAHPKPKLLREIADFIA; this is encoded by the coding sequence ATGGCAGCTATTAAAGAGACCAGTGATGCTGATTTCGAAGCTGACGTTCTCAAGAATGAAAAAACCGTTCTTGTCGATTTTTGGGCACCATGGTGCGGTCCTTGCCGTGCTGTAGCTCCAATCCTCGAAGAAATCGCAGCCGAGAATGCTGGTTCGATCGAAATTATCAAACTCAACACTGATGAAAACCCGAAAACTGCAGCTAAGTACGGAATCGTAAGTATTCCTACGATGAACGTCTTCCAGGGCGGGGGAATTGTGAAAACAATTGTCGGAGCCCACCCGAAGCCAAAGTTGCTCCGCGAAATCGCAGACTTCATTGCCTGA
- the yidD gene encoding membrane protein insertion efficiency factor YidD, with translation MLARPFLWAIRGYQLFISPLIPPRCRFYPSCSTYMLVSIQRFGVVRGLGLGVRRLGRCHPWNPGGVDHVPARDAKRRSARQNGTISDTTDR, from the coding sequence ATGCTAGCTAGGCCGTTTTTATGGGCGATTCGGGGGTATCAGCTATTTATTTCTCCCCTGATACCCCCTAGATGCCGTTTCTATCCCAGTTGTTCCACGTACATGCTTGTGTCTATTCAGCGTTTTGGTGTGGTCAGGGGGCTTGGGCTGGGGGTCAGACGTTTGGGGCGTTGTCATCCTTGGAATCCAGGTGGTGTTGATCATGTACCTGCGCGAGACGCTAAAAGACGCTCGGCGCGTCAGAATGGAACTATCTCAGACACCACCGACAGGTGA
- the trxB gene encoding thioredoxin-disulfide reductase encodes MSEDIHNVLIVGSGPAGYTAAIYAARANLSPVVITGSVAAGGALMNTTEVENFPGFPDGILGPDLMEKMQKQAEHFGAELIIDDVVSLDLSGDIKTATDGSGNSYRARAVILAMGSAYRELHVPGEKELSGKGVSWCATCDGFFFRDQDIVVVGGGDSALEEATFLTKFAKSVKVIHRRDQLRGSAIMAQRAMNNPKIEFLWNSAVTSINGVDKVESITLRDTITGVTREVETRAVFVAIGHDPRNELVCDAVEIDEGGYVLTQGRSSVTNIPGVFACGDLVDHTYRQAITAAGSGCAAALDAERYLETI; translated from the coding sequence ATGAGCGAGGATATCCACAACGTCTTGATTGTTGGTTCCGGACCTGCAGGCTACACCGCAGCCATATACGCAGCGCGTGCCAATCTTTCTCCTGTCGTAATCACAGGATCAGTTGCAGCCGGCGGCGCTCTAATGAATACCACTGAGGTGGAAAATTTTCCAGGTTTTCCCGATGGAATACTGGGGCCTGACCTCATGGAAAAAATGCAGAAACAAGCAGAACATTTCGGAGCAGAACTCATCATCGATGATGTAGTTTCTCTTGATCTATCCGGCGACATAAAAACAGCTACAGATGGAAGCGGTAACTCATACCGTGCTCGAGCTGTGATTCTTGCTATGGGTTCTGCTTACCGCGAGCTCCATGTTCCTGGTGAGAAAGAGCTCTCAGGAAAAGGTGTTTCTTGGTGTGCCACCTGTGACGGTTTCTTTTTCCGTGATCAAGACATCGTGGTAGTCGGTGGCGGTGACTCAGCACTTGAAGAAGCAACTTTTCTTACAAAATTTGCCAAGTCAGTCAAAGTGATACACCGGCGTGATCAGCTCAGAGGAAGTGCCATCATGGCACAAAGAGCCATGAATAACCCGAAAATTGAATTCCTCTGGAACTCTGCGGTTACATCAATTAACGGAGTCGATAAAGTCGAATCTATTACCCTCAGAGATACAATAACTGGGGTGACCCGCGAGGTGGAAACTCGTGCTGTTTTTGTAGCTATTGGTCACGATCCTCGCAATGAACTCGTCTGTGACGCTGTTGAGATCGATGAGGGAGGATATGTGTTAACGCAAGGTCGGAGCAGTGTCACTAATATTCCTGGCGTTTTCGCCTGCGGTGACCTTGTAGACCACACTTATCGACAGGCAATCACAGCAGCAGGTAGCGGATGCGCAGCTGCACTCGACGCAGAACGTTATCTGGAAACTATCTAA
- a CDS encoding ParA family protein: MTVKDHADPLDEKEPDESALNRVVSQPKRRLIRPKGSPWKKPAHTRIITIANQKGGVGKTTTAVNLATALALGGQRVLLIDSDPQGNASTALGIEHSSEVDSIYDVLIEDASLIDVEQPSALTQGLTCVPATIELAGAEIELVSFVARETRLQRAIESYLLQKNKDKDPVDYVIIDCPPSLGLLTLNAFVAAREVLIPIQCEYYALEGLSMLIRNIDMIRRHLNPVLHISTILLTMYDGRTKLSSQVAEEVRSVFPDQVLNAMVPRSVRISEAPSYGETVLTYDPMSTGSLAYLGVAREFVERDPSSQS, from the coding sequence CTGACAGTAAAAGATCATGCTGACCCCTTAGACGAAAAGGAACCAGATGAATCAGCGCTGAACAGGGTCGTTTCCCAGCCGAAGCGGCGTTTGATTCGACCTAAAGGATCTCCCTGGAAGAAACCTGCGCATACCAGGATCATCACTATCGCAAATCAAAAAGGAGGCGTTGGGAAAACAACTACAGCAGTCAATCTTGCAACAGCTCTGGCACTTGGAGGGCAACGAGTATTACTTATAGATTCGGACCCACAAGGCAATGCAAGCACCGCACTAGGGATCGAGCATTCCTCAGAGGTCGACAGTATTTATGATGTTCTGATTGAAGATGCTTCGCTGATTGATGTTGAGCAACCTTCTGCGTTAACCCAAGGACTAACGTGCGTACCTGCCACGATTGAGTTAGCTGGTGCTGAGATAGAACTAGTTTCATTCGTTGCACGTGAAACACGACTGCAAAGAGCAATTGAGTCTTATCTGCTGCAAAAAAATAAAGACAAAGATCCAGTTGATTATGTGATTATCGACTGCCCCCCAAGCTTGGGACTTCTCACGCTTAATGCTTTTGTGGCTGCTCGCGAAGTGCTTATTCCGATTCAGTGTGAATACTACGCTTTGGAAGGTTTGTCGATGTTGATCCGCAATATCGACATGATCCGGCGACACCTCAACCCTGTGCTTCACATTTCGACGATCTTGCTCACGATGTATGACGGGCGCACCAAGCTTTCATCGCAGGTAGCAGAAGAAGTTCGCTCAGTTTTCCCAGATCAGGTACTCAATGCGATGGTGCCGCGATCTGTTCGGATATCTGAAGCTCCAAGCTACGGCGAAACCGTTTTGACTTACGATCCGATGAGTACGGGATCCTTAGCGTATCTAGGTGTTGCTCGAGAGTTTGTTGAACGCGATCCAAGTTCTCAATCGTAA
- a CDS encoding Jag family protein, producing the protein MSEGISASRTEELEREGEIAADFLERLLDIADLDGDIDVDIDGDRASVAIVDSEDGRVPRRLVGQDGKVLEALQELTRMAVQAETGERSRVMLDVAGHRAERREAVISSARKVIAEVKKYGEARSLEPMSAFERKVVHDEVLRAGLESESEGSEPHRFVVVLPLV; encoded by the coding sequence ATGAGCGAGGGAATTAGTGCTAGCCGCACAGAGGAGCTAGAGCGTGAAGGTGAAATTGCGGCAGACTTCCTCGAGCGTTTACTTGATATTGCCGACTTGGACGGTGACATTGATGTAGATATCGATGGCGACCGGGCTTCAGTTGCCATCGTAGATTCAGAAGATGGTCGAGTACCACGTCGTTTAGTCGGGCAAGACGGCAAAGTTCTCGAAGCATTACAAGAATTAACTCGTATGGCAGTACAGGCTGAAACTGGTGAGCGTAGCCGGGTAATGCTTGATGTAGCTGGCCACCGTGCTGAGAGGCGCGAAGCAGTTATATCTAGTGCACGAAAAGTGATCGCTGAGGTAAAAAAATACGGCGAGGCTCGATCGCTCGAACCTATGTCTGCATTTGAACGTAAAGTAGTTCATGACGAGGTGCTTCGCGCAGGACTCGAATCAGAATCCGAAGGCAGTGAGCCTCACCGTTTCGTTGTTGTACTTCCCCTGGTTTAA